Sequence from the Miscanthus floridulus cultivar M001 chromosome 16, ASM1932011v1, whole genome shotgun sequence genome:
TACCCATCATCTAATCTCAGAATAAAACCTGTTTGCGATGTTTTGTTTCCCACATTTCATAATCGTTCAACCAAATTTTGTTTCTGCCGACGACACTCTGTAGACTCTGGTTTCTTCTTTTTTCAAAAAGCTGGGACTTTCCTCCgtcattttttttttggttctgCTTCAACTACGCTCTATTTCTCTGTTTGTTTCTTGTTATTATAGGCGCCTCTTGCTAGTGTTGTTGTTCTTTGGAACAAGGACACACGTAAAGAGGAGAATATTCCCACTGAACATGAACAAATGAAACATAAACATTGCATGTACTTGGTCCAGTGATCCTACTCCCATCTTCTCGGAAGTAAAAGATGGAGGGAAAAACAAGCTTATGCCTACATTGGCACAGTAGACTAAGGGTGTATTTGGTTTGTGTCTCGATTTTAGCCGCCACACTTGCGTTGCGGATGGAAGTTGGGTGCGGCTTGTTCTGACTAGGggtcaaacaggcccttaattaTTATTCACGAGTAGAGTAGTGCGCTTTGGGACCTGAGAACCATTGTGTAGCTTCAGCTTGTTCGTTTTGGCTTATTCGGTCGGCTTATAATTCACGGcttgaatagtgtttttctctcacattaaACAGCCAGCAATACTTTCAACCATGATTTATAAgtcaattcagccgaaacgaacaggctcttGGTAGCACCTGACTGAAATTGACACCTAAGCTAGTGCAATTTTAAATGTCCCTTGTGGCCAGCACACCAGCTAGTTCAACTACTGCTCCTAGTAGTACTAACCAAGGATGTCGAAACTACTAGATTGGAGATCTTAAGACACATCAGCTGCTTCTTTTTTTTCTGTAAAGGGtgtaaaggaaaaaaaaaacataagggAGAGAAAAAGTTATACTAGTGCCTGGCCATCGCTGCCTTTGTATATTACATTATTGTTTTGTCCACTGAATAAAGCTCCAAGCACCAGCAAGCACTAGTAAATTTATTTATAAAGAGGGACAGCAGATTGCTCGTAGACGTAATGTGGAGCACGACAGCACATCATGTGTTTTCATCTTTTGGCTGTACTAGGATCTAGTGACGGTAATTCTTTGGTGGACGAGGAAACAACCACTGAAGAAAGGAAAAGGATTGGAATAGGATCCCTAGATAATGTCCAGCACCTGCCAGAGTGCCCGTAGATAGGCATCATGTCATGCCTGTACCAACTACAGTACTAGCAACCACACAACGGACGACACATGAATATGTGTCCTTGCTAAAAAAAAAGACACGTGAATATGTGtccttgctcaaaaaaaaaagacacaTGAATATGGGTATACATAGGGGCGTCGGGCGGACGCGGCCGGGAGAGAGCtgctccaccagcaccaccaACTCACCAAGGCAAGCCTGGGTCtcggaaaaaaaaaactcaccaAGGCAAGCGAGCGGACAACACAAGAACTGGACCCAGCTGCTGCATGCGCATTCACATGTGCAGTGCAGTGTTGTTGTCGATGTCGTTGCGTTGGTTGCTGCGGACGATGGACGAGCATTGCATGCGATTCCCATTCCCATTCCTTCCCCGGCATCAGCCGTGCACGCCTTCCGGCCGGCTGTTTGCCTTTGCCGCATAGAAAGAGTTGCTGGCTCAACGATGCATCCAGATGCCATGCCACTATGCCGGCCAGTTGGGCAGGCACGCAGACGACAGACGCCCTCACGCACGCCGCGCGCACAAGATCCCCCGGCGATCTTTGTTGCCGGCACAGTGCCCTGCCCCTACCACGTGGCCCTGCGTCTGCCCGTCCATCGGTCACCTCtgcttttattattatatttccTTGACTGAACGAACGAAAGTTCTTCCGCCCGGCCGGGTGCCTTGTCagattttttttagtttttcctTGACACCGCACTCATTTCATTTGGACTCAAAAACTACGTACGTACTGCATGCGTGGTCTGGGACGGTTTACGCGTGACCGATCGAAACCAGCAGGTGCCGTTTGCGTTTTTGGCATGGGTGGACACGGACGCGGCACGGCAGGCCAACCAGGCTCCTCCTGGTAGGGGCGCTAATCACGGTAGCCGCCATGTTTAGCGTCCAGCCCAGCTCAGCACCCGTCCCGGCCGGGGTCCTGGTGTGGGGCCGTGGCCGTGGCTCGCTGCTCCTCCCGGCGAGCGGCGACGCCACCACGGTCTACACTCTACACCAGCCGGGAGGGCGGCGCATGCAGCGTGCCTTGTCGATCGATTCCTGCGGTCGCCGCCGTCGACGACAGCTCTGATCTCTCCCGCCCAGGTTAGGATCCAGCTCGTCAATagttatcgtaactcaaagtggctacagaataagttattctgcaaccagctacaggatagtatatatatatatatatatatatatatatatatatgcccctTCATTACCACGATCGGGTTAATTAATCCACTGGTGCTAGTCACGGCGCCGCCGTATGTACGTACGCCGCCGAGAACATGCATAGTTTCTTCTTATTTTATTATCGCCGTAGTTAGCTCTAGCTGGCAGTGCTACAGCGTGCATGACACGGGCGGGCCGGCGAGCGCCGCGCGTCCGACCAGGGCAACCGCAAGCGCGTCACTGGGGCTCTGGACCGCGGCGGGCCGGGGATTACGGCGCAGATTACGTGCGTGGCGTTTCTGCTGATTGGCGCGCGCCCAACGCACGCTAACGTGCCGACCACCGCCAGCTAACCATGCATCCATCTCCCGTCCCGCATGACCTGATGATGTATGGCTCATCATATCGATGTTCAGGAGCTCCACGCCGATTTGACTTCACCTCCCACGTACGATTCAAAATCCACCCATCTCCACGCGGGGCACGGGGTGGGTTTCTCCTCACCGGGCGATCGATCCATTATTAGTTACTGCATCAGTCAGTTCCCACATCACCAATCGCCACCTGCGCTTACACCGGGCACGACAGCGACGACGTGGACTAGTACTGCTCCGGCTCCGGGCTCCGGCGAGGAAGAATTCGGTGAGGTTGACGCTTCCTTTGTAATACGTACTGCACACAGCTACGGACCAGTTTTATAGCATACGCGATTGGTCGCGTCCGGGTGACGGCGACGGCTCGCCGCCATTCTAGCTATAAGCTCTCTCGCGTTCTCTCTTCATCGGGGCCTAGTAGCAGCATTATAATAGTAACTAGTTGCTTTCCGATTTGAAGTTTGCATGCACACCTGGTGCGCTCCGGCACCGCATGCAGGTACTACAAGCCAAGCCTCCATGGATCTGATCTGATCCTTCTCAACGGTGCATGATGGCACCCCTAAGGGAGCATATTTTTAGCGTGCCTAGGCCTGTCACCCATACCACCATACCACCGGTGCCAAGTACATCAGTATGTAGATTTCGCCATTTTCAGCCTTAATTGCTGCGTCTATATAGCCAAGTACCTTCATCATAGGTCTTTTCTTAGACTTTGGCCGCTCATAACAACGAATTGGAAGAAACGGCCGGCCTCCACCCAACTGACTGTTCATACACTACGGAGTACTTACTTCCTTAAAATTTAACATTTTTCAGCCATATATACGTAGCATCGTAGCCAAAAGTTCCCCAATCGCTGGTCGTAGGGAAACCATCTCGACGCCATGACCTCCGTAAACGAACtttggtttttttttaaaaaaaaatgcatAAACCAAAACTTATTAGGGCAGTGATTAGAGACGAAACATTTTTTTAGAGACACTGATTCCGATTTTCAAGTCAAACGGTTTTTCATGGTTTCTGGTTCTCAGTTGAGTTGTTGTCCTAGATGTTCATGGTTCTCACTCTGAATTCTAGAATTCTTTGGCAGGATTCTCCTGTTTctatcaagaaaaaaaaaacagttttcTTTTAGCAAGGATTTAGCTGTTTCTGAGAGAGAGAAACGGTTTAATGATGAATCCCCTGCCAAACATGCTCTTAGTAGCCTGCTACCGCCTGTATCACCACCTATGCGAAAAGCTATCACGCAAATGGCACTGATGTGGCGCCTTATTCCCGAATGCCATGAAAGAGTTGGTTACGAGGGCGGCGTTTCCAGCAGCCAACGAAATCATTACTAGCTTACATTTCGCTGACTTTGGGCATGAGGAGAGAAGGAACAAAACAAGAACGTTCTAGCGCTTGTACAAGAGATCAGTTTGGACGGCTTCCCTAACATCCACGAACGGTCTCTGACTTGCATGTTCGGCTGTGATGGAGCAGTGGGTGCTCAGCCTGGCAATTTTCATTTCgcgccatcatcatctccatAGCAGCCTGTCGAGTTGGCCAGGCCGTTGGCGACGCGCCAAATCGCCTAAATATCCCCCAAAAACGTGGAGGAGTAACCCTAAACGGTGTCCCATAACGAAACAGAAGAAACAGACGCCTTGATTCGCTGGCGTACGTATCCGCAACGGGCAGGTGCTGACACGtaggcgcgcgcgcgcacacacacagttGTTGCATGCAGTCGTTCCAGGCTCCAGTCATCAGggtcaggcaggcaggcagccatCATCATTGCCTGCGCCTCTGTAGTCTGGCCTGGCCATTTAAAAGGAAGCCCACAACCCCATTGCCTGCACATGCTCCGGTCGGTCTCCCCTCCTGCTCGCTTCCTTCCTTGATCGAACAAAGGTGCTGCTAGCTAGGTGTTGATCGAGATCGTTTCCTGCGtttcaaacaaaacaaaaaaagatcGTTTCCTGGCTGTCCAACAACTCGATCGGCAGAGCAGAAGAACTGTCCAGATATCTCCTGCTTGCTAGTAGTATTAGTATATATAGCTTATCTTACCAATTCAGATTTGTCTTAGCTTCCGGCCAAATCTATTGATCTCAGCTTAATCAGTCGTCCAGCTGGGCATTGACACTTGCAGGACAGCAGGACTTCAGATCTCTCACGGAGCCAAGTCAGCTGAGTGAGGTGAGGTGAGCCATGAAGGCAGCCAACAGCAAGACGCCCCGCGCGGTGCCGCCGCTGCTCGCCGAGGTGAAGGTTTCCAACCTGGCCGGCTTCGACGTCACCCCAACACCGAGCCCGCACGCCCAGGACGCCACCACCCCGAGCCCGAGCCCGCGCCCGCCCAGGATGCCGTCCCGCCCCGGGGTGGGTTCACTTCACTCCTGAGTCCTGACCGATCGTCTTCCTCTGCCCACCGTCCGTCCGGTCGTGTCACGCACGGCGAACGTGGACTGATCGTGTTCTTGTTGTGTTCGCGACTAATGTATGTATACTCTACTATGCAGGTGCCGCCGCTGGACCGCGTGCCGCGCCGCAGCGAGGTGGTGCTCCCGCCGCTGGACTCGCCGTTCCAGGCGCCGGGGTACCGCTCCGTGCGGCCGGTCTCCATCAGCCTCCCGGCGTCGCCCAGCGGCTTCGGCGTGATGCCCGCCATCCCCGGAATGGCcaacggcgccgccgccggcgactcGGCGGACGGCCTCCGGAGGCAGGCCCTCCTGGCCAACGTCGCCGCGGCGCGCGAGCCGCAGCCgcagacgccgccgccgcccgcgcgggAGAACGGAGGGGGGAGCGTCCGGTTCACGCACCAGCCGGCGGACAAGGTGGTGTTCCGCTCGCAGCCCATACCCGGTGGCCAGCCCCCGCGCGCCGGCAGCAGGGCGGCCAGAGCCGCCAGCAGGGTCATCAGCCGGGACAAGCGCTATGACTCCTTCAAGACCTTCTCCGGGAAGCTCGAGCGCCAGCTCACCCACCTGTCCGGCGCCCCGGAGGTccacgaggaggaagaagacgacgaGGTCGTCGCCACCACCAGCCGCACCATGTCCATGCCAAAAGTTGATCGCTTCTTCGCCGCCCTGGAAGGCCCCGAGCTCGACAAGCTCAAGGTACGTGCACGGTCACTTTTTCATTTATTTGGATACTCCTATGTCCCAAAACAAATAAAAATTAGAAACTCGCTAAGTCGAGATGCCTGAAGTTTCGTTTTTTAGACTAtagttattgcatatattttatatattAAAATTGTAGGTTTAGTTGTGACAATTTTTGTAGGCACAATTTTTAATTTTCGGTTCCAAAATAAAAGACTCCTCGGATAAAACTACAAACCGCTATTTATGTTGGCACAAagataattaaaaataaaaagttacAATTGTTACTATAATCAGGAAGGACCGAAATTTATTATGTCATGACACAAAgataaataacaaatcacaaaaatAATAATTTAGTTGTACTAGTTGGTGGTACAAGAGTATTGATTaaaatcatcttaaaattcaggTGCCTAAAATGCAGGAGAAGTGATAACTTAAGAAGTTATTTTAAATCAAACTATTTTATTTAAATTTAACTAAAATATAAAAAACACCGGCATTTGTAACACAAACAAATTAGTATaatttattacatatatataataaaactagCAAACGTGTCTCTACATTGCAACACAACTCAATGCATCTTGAAACCAGACTCCCTATCTGTTAGACATGAGTTGTTCTAACTCGTATAAGCATTCATTGTGAATCCGAGTCACATACACAGTACATATAAGGTGTTAGAGTAGTctagaaagtaaaaaaaaaagaggtTTGAAGAAACGCTTACTTTTTAAGATCATTTATAAAACTAGATATAGGTATAAGATATTGATATAAATTATTAAATTATTTCATGATATCCGTTGTTGCTACTCCTTTCTGTAAAATTAGTTAAGCCTGGAATAAGAAAAGTCTTTTCTTGCTTCCCCGTGAGCTAGAAGGAAGAGACACCTTCAATTTTTTAATTTAATTATAAATCGTTCAGGCTTTTCTCTAGATATGTTCAAAAGCCAGAACAACTTATAATCTGAAATGAATAGATATAGATCATAATATAATATGATAATTTGGTGACGTCAACGATGCTACTACTTCTTTCTATAGAGTTAGTCAAACCTAAATAATATGACTTTAAGCTATTCTAGAAaaattctttcttcattttaaattataagtcattcagaTTTTCTAGATACGTCATTCGGACTTGTTGAAAAAAAGTcagaacaacttataatttagaacgaagggACTAATTTATTTATGGTCGGAGGTGGTCATTTGCGATAGTGTTTAGCATCCATTGCTCTGTTTCCAAGGTTACTTATCGTTCCTCCTGCCTTGTTTTCAGTCGTCGGAGGAGCTGGTGCTGCCGTCGGACAAGACGTGGCCGTTCCTGCTCCGGTTCCCGGTGTCGGCGTTCGGTATGTGTCTGGGCGTGAGCAGCCAGGCGATCCTGTGGAAGACGATCGCGTCGTCGTCGCCGACCATGTTCCTGCACGTGACCCACAAGGTGAACCTGGTGCTCTGGTGCATCTCCGTGGTGCTCATGTGCGCCATCACGACCGTGTACGCGCTCAAGATCGCCTTCTTCTTCGAGGCCGTGCGGCGCGAGTACTACCACCCCATCCGGGTGAACTTCTTCTTCGCGCCGTGGATCGCCTGCCTCTTCCTGGCCATCGGCGTGCCGCAGTCCGTGGCCAGGGAGCCCCTGCCGCAATGGCTCTGGTACGCGCTCATGGCGCCCGTGCTCATCCTGGAGCTCAAGATCTACGGGCAGTGGATGTCCGGCGGGCAGCGGCGCCTGTCCAAGGTGGCCAACCCGTCCAACCACCTGTCCGTGGTGGGCAACTTCGTGGGAGCGCTGCTGGGCGCCAACATGGGGCTCAGGGAAGGGcccgtcttcttcttctccgtcgGGCTGGCGCACTACAGCGTGCTGTTCGTGACGCTGTACCAGCGGCTCCCCACGAACGAGACGCTGCCCAAGGAGCTCCACCCGGTGTTCTTCCTCTTCGTGGCGGCGCCCAGCGTGGCGAGCATGGCGCTGGCCAAGATCACGGGCGAGTTCGGGTACGGGCCCCGGGTGGCCTACTTCATCGCCAT
This genomic interval carries:
- the LOC136512230 gene encoding S-type anion channel SLAH2-like, which encodes MKAANSKTPRAVPPLLAEVKVSNLAGFDVTPTPSPHAQDATTPSPSPRPPRMPSRPGVPPLDRVPRRSEVVLPPLDSPFQAPGYRSVRPVSISLPASPSGFGVMPAIPGMANGAAAGDSADGLRRQALLANVAAAREPQPQTPPPPARENGGGSVRFTHQPADKVVFRSQPIPGGQPPRAGSRAARAASRVISRDKRYDSFKTFSGKLERQLTHLSGAPEVHEEEEDDEVVATTSRTMSMPKVDRFFAALEGPELDKLKSSEELVLPSDKTWPFLLRFPVSAFGMCLGVSSQAILWKTIASSSPTMFLHVTHKVNLVLWCISVVLMCAITTVYALKIAFFFEAVRREYYHPIRVNFFFAPWIACLFLAIGVPQSVAREPLPQWLWYALMAPVLILELKIYGQWMSGGQRRLSKVANPSNHLSVVGNFVGALLGANMGLREGPVFFFSVGLAHYSVLFVTLYQRLPTNETLPKELHPVFFLFVAAPSVASMALAKITGEFGYGPRVAYFIAMFLYASLVVRINFFRGFRFSLAWWAYTFPMTGAAIASIRYSTEVDNAFTKALCVALSAVAVLTVTALFVTTLVHALVLRKLFPNDICIAITDHKMKPIVELRESQGEDGSTNSNDIEAGAGGKQ